The following are encoded together in the Ranitomeya imitator isolate aRanImi1 chromosome 4, aRanImi1.pri, whole genome shotgun sequence genome:
- the SLC25A11 gene encoding mitochondrial 2-oxoglutarate/malate carrier protein, with translation MAGGEQLPSSNMSARPAVVTSSGHAPQPELSSAHTPPVSPWGSLRSVGDKMATASGKERTSPKAIKFLFGGLAGMGATVFVQPLDLVKNRMQLSGEGAKTKEYKTSFHAVGSILRNEGLRGIYTGLSAGLLRQATYTTTRLGIYTILFEKLTKADGTPPNFFMKAAIGMTAGATGAFVGTPAEVALIRMTADGRLPADQRRGYSNVFNALVRMSREEGITTLWRGCVPTMARAVVVNAAQLASYSQSKQALLDSGYFRDDILCHFCASMISGLVTTAASMPVDIAKTRIQNMRMIDGKPEYKNGLDVLMKVVRYEGFFSLWKGFTPYYARLGPHTVLTFIFLEQMNKYYKQFFLSG, from the exons ATGGCCGGCGGGGAGCAACTGCCCTCTTCCAATATGTCGGCGCGTCCCGCCGTGGTGACGTCTTCAGGCCACGCCCCTCAGCCTGAGCTCAGCTCAGCTCACACACCTCCCGTGTCACCTTGGGGGTCTCTCCGGTCAGTCGGTGACAAGATGGCGACAGCGAGCGGCAAAGAGAGGACCTCCCCCAAGGCCATCAAGTTCCTCTTCGGGGGGCTGGCCGG GATGGGCGCCACCGTGTTTGTGCAGCCGCTGGATCTGGTGAAGAACCGCATGCAGCTGAGTGGAGAGGGCGCCAAGACCAAGGAGTACAAGACCAGCTTCCACGCGGTGGGCAGCATCCTGAGGAACGAGGGTCTGCGGGGGATCTACACCGG GTTGTCCGCGGGGTTGCTGCGTCAGGCGACGTACACGACCACCCGTCTGGGGATCTACACCATCCTCTTCGAGAAGCTGACCAAGGCGGACGGGACTCCCCCCAACTTCTTCATGAAGGCAGCGATCGGGATGACGGCCGGGGCCACGGGGGCCTTTGTGGGGACTCCGGCCGAGGTGGCGCTAATCAGGATGACTGCTGATGGGAG GTTGCCCGCAGACCAGAGGAGAGGATACAGCAACGTCTTCAATGCGCTGGTCAGGATGTCGCGGGAGGAGGGCATCACCACGCTGTGGAGG GGCTGTGTACCCACGATGGCGCGGGCCGTGGTGGTCAACGCTGCCCAGCTGGCCTCCTACTCCCAGTCCAAGCAGGCCCTTCTGGACTCTG GATATTTCCGGGATGACATTCTCTGCCACTTCTGTGCCAGTATGATCAGTGGCCTGGTCACGACCGCTGCCTCCATGCCGGTGGACATCGCCAAAACTAG GATACAGAACATGCGGATGATCGACGGGAAACCGGAGTATAAGAATGGACTG GACGTTCTCATGAAGGTGGTCCGATACGAGGGATTCTTCAGCCTGTGGAAGGGCTTCACCCCGTACTACGCCCGGCTGGGGCCTCACACGGTTTTGACTTTTATCTTCCTGGAGCAGATGAACAAGTACTATAAGCAGTTCTTCCTGAGCGGATGA